The stretch of DNA TCCCCGGATTCGAAGCGCCGATTGCGGGAACTTATTCGATGGGCAACCGCACAGCTTGTATCCGTATCCCCGGCTATCAGCGCAATCCCAAGACGATGCGGTTTGAGTTCCGTCCGCCCGATGCAACCATGAACCCGTACCTCGGCTATGCGGCGATGGTGATGGCGGGAATGGACGGAATCAAGAACAAGATCGATCCGGGTGCGCCGCTCGACAAGAATCTCGATGACTTGTCAGAGGGCGAGCTGGAGAAGATCCATCAGCTGCCGACATCCCTTGATCGGGCGATTAAGGGACTGGAGAAAGACCACTATTATTTGCTGGAAGGCGGCGTGTTCTCGGAAGACCTGATCGAGAACTGGATCAAGGTCAAGGGCGATGATTTCGGAAATATCGGACGGCAACCGACGGTCGGCGAGTTTGAATTGTACTACGATTGCTAATCACGCTGAGAGCCGCTTGCCCGCGCTCATAGGAAGCCGACCGTACATGAGTGTAGGTCACCTGCTCATGAAGGGATTACCCGCGACGGCTTGATTTGCCATGAGCGACCGACATTCTCACGAACACACTCACGATCATCAGCATCCTGGGCCTGCGCACGACCACCAGGCGCATCACGAGCGACGCACTCGCTGGGTAGTCTACTTGACCGGCGCCACAATGTTGGTGGAGATTGGATTCGGCTACTACACGAATTCTATGGCGCTGCTGGCCGATGGCTGGCATATGTCCTCGCATGTGCTGGCCATCGGGCTGAGCTGGATGGCCTATGCGCTGGCGCGACGCAACCACGACAATCCCCGCTTTCGTTCCGGCACCGACAAGATCCTGGCATTGGCGGGATATACGAGCGCGCTGTTCCTGCAGGTAATTGCCGTTTGGATGGCGATTGAATCAGTGGCGCGTTTCATCCATCCGCAGCAGATCAAGTTCGGCGAGGCGATAGTCGTTGCGGTTGTCGGGCTGGCAGTGAACTTCATTTGCGCCCTGGTTCTGCATCATCCCAAGGAGCATTCCGATCACAACATTCGGGCGGCATATCTTCACGTGATCGCTGATGCCCTGACCAGCCTGACGGCAATCATCGCGCTCACTGCGGGACTGATCTGGAACATCTATTCACTCGATGCCCTGAGCGGAATCATCTCGTCGATCATCATCACCAAATGGGCGATCGAGTTGGCGCTGCAATCGGCGCGCGACCTGCTGGATTTCAAGTAGCCCTACCGGGCTTGCTACCTACGGATTGGCGCTTGACTAAATGGGCAAAAGAGGCTATATTAACGCGTAAATCATTAATTGTCATATCCTTGGAAGAGTCTTCTCCGGCAGAGATGTCATATTGGGAAGGATGGTTTCGATGTTTGCATCGCGCTGGGCGCTTTGTGCGCTCTGGCTTATCAGCTCGGCGCTTGGAATTTGGCCGAGCGAAGACAGCTCGTTCTATGTCCTTGCGCAGCCTGAACCGACCGGATTCTGCGGGTCGTCATTAACTCCGGCCCAGGCTCAAGCTGCATATCAACGGCATTTGAAACTGCTCCATTTGAATCGCGGGAGATCGACCACTCATTATCGCATCCCGGTGCAGATGCACATCATCCGGCACAATGACGGAACCGGCGGATTCGACCCTGCGGAAATGCCGCTGGTCATGACCTCGGCCAACGTGCTGTTCAGCCAGGTGAACGTCGAAATCTACGAGTACAAGAACGTCGACTTCATCAACTCCGACTTCTTTTTCTACGACTGCACTAACGACGCGCAATGGGACTCGCTCAAGCGATCAAGCGTCGAGCCCGAAGCGATCAACATCTACTGGGTGCCGAACGAATCGGGCTTTCCTTACTGCGGCATCTCCGCTTTTCCCGGCAGCGGGACACAGGGGATCATCATGAACAACTTGTGCGGCGGGTTGGCGCAGCCGTTCAACTCGACGATCGTGCATGAGATCGGGCATTATTTCGATCTCTATCACACGCACGAGACCGCCTTCGGTAGCGAGTGTCCGAATGGCAGCAATTGCAGCGTTGCCGGCGATCTGCTCTGTGACACGCCGGCCGATCCCGACCTCTACCAGCACGTCTCCCCTGCGCCTGATTGTATCTACGACAATTATGCCGCCCCACCCGGAGGGTGCGATGCGACACCATACAGCCCGCAAGTCAACAACATGATGTCGTACTCGTATAAGGCGTGCCTTGATCTGTTTACGCCGCAGCAGATTGACAAATTCCGGTTGGTGTTGGAGACGACGCGACTGGAACTGGACGTCATCGCCGGCAGTCTGGCCTACCGACCCCGGCAGATTTCGCCGCTGCTG from Candidatus Zixiibacteriota bacterium encodes:
- a CDS encoding cation transporter yields the protein MSDRHSHEHTHDHQHPGPAHDHQAHHERRTRWVVYLTGATMLVEIGFGYYTNSMALLADGWHMSSHVLAIGLSWMAYALARRNHDNPRFRSGTDKILALAGYTSALFLQVIAVWMAIESVARFIHPQQIKFGEAIVVAVVGLAVNFICALVLHHPKEHSDHNIRAAYLHVIADALTSLTAIIALTAGLIWNIYSLDALSGIISSIIITKWAIELALQSARDLLDFK